A window of the Schlesneria paludicola DSM 18645 genome harbors these coding sequences:
- a CDS encoding DUF1559 domain-containing protein: protein MKRMSGFTLIELLVVIAIIAVLISLLLPAVQAAREAARRTQCKNNLKQLGLGLHNYHDNYLTFPPGWIDAPTRATANNPYASWGWNAFILPYLDQGNLYNQLNFVAGHDGTSPAGNSYAAVIKPLDALRCPSDDPFNVVVVNKNGPFFGGWSSYPGVAGYPGFTTPAVANTLQNGSPTPALSPNTFQFLGGTFTANSKIGIQTMSDGTSNTTMVGERCFVQFNANGNFGSSATWCGTHANGNADATLSNAYAAPTMETANGVALAVGVCNAFVDPLVAINAAVKKGGAYITGAPALGSATILQYFHGFGSRHSGGTHFLMGDGSVRFLNENLDAQTYGRLSTISDGAVVGEF from the coding sequence ATGAAACGAATGTCTGGGTTTACGCTGATCGAATTGTTGGTCGTAATTGCAATTATTGCTGTATTAATTTCGCTGTTGCTTCCAGCCGTTCAGGCCGCACGCGAAGCGGCCCGTAGAACGCAGTGCAAGAACAACCTCAAGCAGTTGGGGCTTGGGTTACACAACTACCACGACAATTACCTCACCTTCCCACCTGGTTGGATCGATGCGCCGACTCGCGCCACGGCCAATAATCCGTACGCGAGTTGGGGCTGGAACGCCTTCATCCTTCCCTATTTGGATCAGGGAAATCTCTATAATCAGCTGAATTTCGTTGCGGGACATGATGGGACGTCACCTGCTGGAAACAGCTATGCCGCCGTGATCAAGCCATTGGATGCACTGCGCTGTCCATCGGATGACCCATTCAACGTGGTCGTCGTCAATAAAAACGGGCCCTTTTTTGGTGGCTGGTCTTCGTATCCAGGGGTGGCTGGCTACCCGGGCTTCACGACTCCGGCCGTCGCAAACACTCTGCAGAACGGCTCACCAACTCCCGCGCTTTCTCCGAATACATTCCAGTTCTTGGGCGGCACATTCACCGCCAATAGCAAGATCGGAATTCAGACAATGTCAGATGGAACAAGCAACACCACGATGGTCGGAGAACGATGCTTCGTCCAGTTTAATGCCAACGGGAATTTCGGATCGTCGGCAACTTGGTGTGGAACGCATGCCAACGGCAATGCGGACGCTACTCTTTCCAATGCATATGCAGCTCCAACGATGGAAACAGCCAACGGCGTTGCACTTGCGGTTGGGGTTTGCAACGCGTTTGTTGATCCACTGGTTGCGATTAATGCAGCGGTAAAAAAGGGAGGCGCTTATATCACGGGAGCTCCTGCACTCGGTAGTGCGACAATCCTGCAGTACTTTCACGGCTTCGGTAGCCGTCACTCGGGAGGGACTCATTTTCTGATGGGCGATGGTTCCGTGCGTTTCCTTAATGAAAACTTGGATGCGCAGACGTATGGCCGCTTGTCAACCATCAGTGATGGTGCCGTTGTTGGCGAATTCTGA
- a CDS encoding carboxypeptidase-like regulatory domain-containing protein, protein MIDLACQSIGSTFDHDNTICDDVSFRFVRQSVEWNLTQYPILLFSGDSLHRVDQSRSSASDGDLLIKAPLLSKQIRGSQMLMRSRGDGLILVFVMSLVALGCGASGKPQDNSGPNAKTPDGAVQIKGTVTIDGNPAEGVKIILIDPEQLKKVVAARGFASGPSGTTDEKGAFEISTVKKGDGVVPGAYKIVFEWFPGGTSSFFDDPAAPVPPAIAAKLPPGVMAFHNKYKAGGSGNADLKVEAGKSETDVKFALTTKGK, encoded by the coding sequence GTGATTGATTTGGCGTGCCAGTCGATCGGTAGTACATTCGATCATGACAATACGATCTGCGACGATGTATCGTTCCGTTTCGTTCGGCAGTCCGTGGAGTGGAATCTCACTCAATACCCGATCCTGCTTTTCTCAGGTGATTCGCTGCATCGAGTCGATCAAAGTCGTTCGAGTGCTTCAGATGGCGATTTGCTGATAAAAGCTCCCCTTCTGTCAAAACAAATTAGAGGATCTCAGATGTTGATGCGAAGCCGAGGTGATGGCTTGATTTTGGTTTTTGTGATGTCATTGGTGGCATTGGGATGTGGTGCTTCTGGGAAGCCTCAGGACAATTCCGGGCCGAACGCAAAAACTCCTGATGGAGCTGTTCAGATCAAAGGAACGGTCACGATCGATGGTAATCCGGCTGAAGGGGTGAAAATCATTCTGATTGATCCCGAGCAATTAAAAAAAGTAGTTGCGGCGCGCGGTTTTGCAAGTGGGCCAAGCGGAACGACGGATGAGAAAGGTGCATTTGAAATCTCAACCGTGAAAAAGGGAGATGGTGTAGTGCCCGGGGCTTATAAAATTGTCTTTGAGTGGTTCCCCGGCGGAACGTCAAGTTTCTTCGACGATCCTGCTGCTCCCGTACCGCCTGCGATTGCTGCGAAGCTTCCGCCTGGCGTGATGGCGTTTCACAACAAGTACAAGGCCGGTGGAAGCGGAAACGCAGACCTTAAGGTCGAGGCTGGCAAATCCGAAACGGACGTCAAGTTTGCTTTGACGACGAAAGGGAAATAG
- a CDS encoding DUF1559 domain-containing protein, translating into MTSRRKTGFTLIELLVVIAIIAVLIALLLPAVQQAREAARRTQCRNNLHQIGLAFHNYHSTFNAWPRGMTAGYVDSSHTLQNWQGWTPGLLPSLDQANVYNSYNQNVPFFDPINAAAVATVIPAFKCPSSPGAAKVTQTYDSNIMTQIYTNPTAGNGNPNALTGPYTAPITYVGGACDYTTWDKLSGAVWSNFAAGLTPPAATSVGRQEGAIGECTASTFSMDAINFGGGVFLKFGIKEVQDGTSNTILLAELAGRDNLYQKRNNLGNGSGQSSTSSAAYLATNWSGGTWADGFNWVRTQGTDTTGQTVGGPCAINCTNARIMKSNDRASGGSFYSFHTGGITILLCDGSARFLNENISNVTLACLLTRARADSPLGEF; encoded by the coding sequence ATGACTTCGCGTAGGAAGACAGGTTTTACTCTGATCGAATTGCTGGTGGTCATCGCCATCATCGCCGTTTTGATCGCTCTGTTGTTGCCAGCGGTTCAACAGGCTCGAGAGGCCGCTCGCCGCACCCAGTGTCGCAATAATTTGCACCAAATTGGACTCGCATTCCATAATTACCACAGCACCTTTAACGCGTGGCCTCGAGGCATGACGGCGGGCTATGTTGATAGCTCGCATACTCTTCAAAACTGGCAGGGATGGACGCCTGGCCTCTTGCCGTCACTCGATCAGGCCAACGTGTACAACTCATACAATCAGAATGTTCCGTTTTTTGATCCGATCAATGCTGCAGCGGTCGCGACCGTGATCCCAGCATTCAAATGTCCTTCGAGTCCAGGGGCGGCGAAGGTAACGCAGACGTATGACTCGAACATTATGACACAGATCTACACGAATCCTACGGCGGGAAATGGCAATCCGAATGCACTGACAGGACCTTATACCGCACCGATTACGTACGTTGGCGGCGCGTGCGACTACACGACGTGGGACAAACTGTCAGGAGCAGTGTGGAGTAACTTTGCCGCCGGGTTGACGCCACCTGCAGCGACCAGCGTTGGTCGCCAAGAAGGTGCCATCGGAGAATGCACCGCCTCCACGTTCTCGATGGATGCAATCAATTTTGGTGGTGGAGTGTTCCTGAAATTTGGTATCAAAGAAGTTCAGGATGGAACGTCGAACACGATCCTGCTCGCGGAGCTCGCTGGGCGCGACAACCTCTACCAGAAGCGAAATAACCTTGGAAATGGTAGTGGCCAATCGTCGACGAGTAGTGCCGCATATTTGGCAACCAACTGGAGTGGTGGAACATGGGCTGATGGATTCAATTGGGTTCGCACCCAGGGAACCGATACGACAGGTCAGACTGTAGGGGGGCCATGTGCAATTAATTGTACGAATGCCCGTATTATGAAATCCAATGATCGCGCGTCTGGAGGTAGTTTCTACAGCTTCCACACCGGAGGAATCACAATATTGCTGTGCGACGGATCTGCACGGTTCCTCAACGAAAATATCAGCAATGTCACACTTGCCTGCTTGTTAACTCGTGCCCGCGCTGACTCGCCATTAGGCGAATTCTAG